A window from Aeromonas rivipollensis encodes these proteins:
- a CDS encoding anaerobic C4-dicarboxylate transporter, translating into MIGIELLVVLAAIYLGARIGSIGIGFAGGLGVLVLTWGLGMPIPSDQLVTYLPWDVIMIIASVICAIACMQLAGGMDYLVHLAEKALRKNPKHITFAAPVVTYLMTMLAGTGHTAFSTLPVIAEVAKEQGIRPSRPLSIAVVASQIAITASPISAAVVAFSGMLEPLGVDYLTLLAICIPSSFIACLLGAFVANMLGKPLEQDEVYLERKAKGLIKLRGTSKVELKPYAKLSVGIFVIAIVAVMAYATAISGNVGLIASPPIPRDGAIMGIMLSAATLMVLFCKLDAAQITNMPTFKSGMSACICVLGVAWLGNVFVKGNMVEIQAFAGDLLSQYSWLLAVVLFFSSMLLYSQGATTKALMPAALALGVSPLAAIASFAAVSALFVLPTYPTLLAAVEMDDTGSTRIGKAVFNHPFFIPGVATIAMAVALGFFFGGLIL; encoded by the coding sequence ATGATTGGAATCGAGTTACTTGTGGTGCTCGCCGCTATCTATCTGGGGGCCCGGATAGGCAGCATCGGCATCGGCTTTGCCGGTGGTCTGGGGGTGCTGGTACTGACCTGGGGTCTGGGCATGCCCATCCCGAGCGATCAGCTGGTGACCTACCTCCCCTGGGACGTGATCATGATCATCGCGTCCGTCATCTGCGCCATCGCCTGCATGCAGCTCGCCGGCGGGATGGACTACCTGGTGCACCTGGCCGAGAAGGCACTGCGCAAGAATCCCAAACACATCACCTTCGCCGCCCCCGTCGTCACCTACCTGATGACCATGCTGGCCGGTACCGGCCACACCGCCTTCTCCACCCTGCCGGTGATCGCCGAAGTGGCCAAGGAGCAGGGCATTCGCCCCTCCCGTCCGCTCTCCATCGCGGTCGTTGCCTCCCAGATCGCCATCACAGCCTCGCCCATCTCGGCAGCCGTGGTCGCCTTCTCCGGCATGCTGGAGCCGCTCGGTGTCGACTACCTGACCCTGCTGGCCATCTGCATCCCGTCCAGCTTCATCGCCTGTCTGCTGGGGGCCTTCGTGGCGAACATGCTGGGCAAGCCGCTGGAGCAGGATGAAGTCTACCTGGAGCGCAAGGCCAAGGGCCTGATCAAGCTGCGCGGCACCAGCAAGGTGGAGCTCAAGCCTTACGCCAAGCTCTCCGTCGGCATCTTCGTCATCGCCATCGTCGCCGTGATGGCCTATGCCACCGCCATCTCCGGCAACGTGGGCCTGATCGCCAGCCCGCCCATCCCCCGCGATGGCGCCATCATGGGCATCATGCTCTCCGCCGCCACCCTGATGGTGCTGTTCTGCAAGCTGGACGCCGCCCAGATCACCAACATGCCCACCTTCAAGTCCGGTATGTCCGCCTGTATCTGCGTACTGGGTGTGGCCTGGCTCGGCAACGTCTTCGTGAAGGGCAACATGGTCGAGATCCAGGCGTTCGCCGGCGATCTGCTGAGCCAGTACAGCTGGCTGCTGGCCGTGGTGCTGTTCTTCTCCTCCATGCTGCTCTACTCCCAGGGTGCCACCACCAAGGCACTGATGCCGGCCGCCCTGGCACTGGGCGTCAGCCCGCTGGCGGCCATCGCCTCCTTCGCCGCTGTGAGCGCCCTGTTCGTACTGCCGACCTACCCGACCCTGCTGGCGGCGGTCGAGATGGACGACACCGGCTCCACCCGGATTGGCAAGGCGGTCTTCAACCACCCCTTCTTCATCCCGGGCGTGGCCACCATCGCCATGGCAGTGGCGCTGGGCTTCTTCTTCGGCGGTCTCATCCTCTGA